One part of the Microtus ochrogaster isolate Prairie Vole_2 chromosome 18, MicOch1.0, whole genome shotgun sequence genome encodes these proteins:
- the LOC102000807 gene encoding protocadherin beta-7: protein MEVRLEQPGQKRQVLFLCVFLGAAWVGAEQLQYSVAEETERGTFLANLAKDLGLGLEELSARGARIVSDQNTGFLLFSTLTGDLILNAKLDREELCGPTEPCVLTFQVLLENPFQIHRAALHVRDINDNSPIFLDKEIPLKISESATPGAKFLLERALDSDVGTNSLRNYTISANAYFHIHVHDGGEGTIVPELVLDQMLDREEIAEFTLTLTALDGGSPPRSGTALVRILVVDINDNSPEFVQSLYKVQSLENTPVGSLVVAVSARDLDTGSYGQIAYAFFYATERILQTFQINSTTGDLYLKGELNYEAIQTYSITIQAKDGGGLSGKCTVVVEVMDVNDNAPELLMSSLTSPIAENSPETVVAVFRIRDKDSGNNGKTMCSIPHDLPFVLKPSVENFYTLVTETPLDRESQTEYNITITVTDMGTPRLTTQHTITVQVSDINDNAPAFTQSSYTLFVQENNSPALHIGTISATDSDSGSNAHITYSLLPTHDPQLDLSSLISINANNGQLFALRALDYEVLKTFEFLVGATDQGSPALSSQALVHVQILDANDNAPFVLYPLQNASAPFTELLPRAAEPGYLVTKVVAVDRDSGQNAWLSFQLLKATEPGLFSVWAHNGEVHTSRLLSERDAPKHRLLLLVKDNGDPPRSASVTLHVLLVDGFSQPFLPLPEVAQDSAQDEDALTLYLVIALASVSSLFLLSVLLFVGVRLCRRSRASSLSGCSAPEGHFPGHLVDVNGTGTLSQSYQYEVCLTGGSGITSEFNFLKPIAPNFLTESTGREVD from the coding sequence ATGGAGGTCAGATTGGAGCAACCTGGGCAGAAAAGGCAAgtactgtttctctgtgtgtttctgggagCTGCTTGGGTTGGCGCCGAACAGCTTCAGTATTCTGTGGCGGAGGAAACTGAGAGGGGCACTTTCCTGGCCAATCTAGCTAAGGATTTGGGGTTGGGGCTGGAGGAACTGTCAGCTCGGGGGGCTAGAATTGTTTCAGACCAGAACACGGGCTTTTTACTGTTCAGCACACTTACTGGAGACTTAATTCTGAATGCAAAGCTGGACCGGGAGGAGCTGTGCGGCCCCACGGAGCCCTGTGTGCTGACGTTCCAGGTGCTGTTGGAAAACCCATTTCAGATTCACCGCGCTGCACTGCATGTCAGAGATATAAATGATAATTCCCCAATATTTCTAGACAAAGAAATTCCCTTGAAAATATCAGAAAGTGCAACTCCTGGGGCGAAGTTTCTGCTGGAGAGGGCGCTAGATTCCGACGTGGGGACGAACAGCCTGAGGAACTACACCATCAGTGCCAATGCCTATTTCCACATTCACGTGCACGATGGAGGGGAGGGCACTATCGTCCCTGAATTGGTACTGGATCAAATGCTGGACCGAGAAGAAATAGCAGAGTTCACCTTAACTCTCACAGCCTTAGATGGTGGATCTCCACCCAGGTCTGGGACAGCCCTGGTGCGCATCCTGGTGGTGGACATAAATGACAACTCCCCTGAATTCGTGCAGTCCCTCTACAAAGTACAGTCACTTGAAAACACTCCTGTTGGTTCCTTGGTTGTCGCCGTGTCTGCTAGGGATTTAGACACGGGAAGTTACGGACAGATAGCATACGCATTTTTTTATGCCACCGAAAGAATTCTCCAAACGTTCCAAATCAACTCTACGACTGGCGATCTTTATCTTAAAGGTGAACTCAACTACGAAGCAATTCAAACTTACTCGATAACAATACAGGCCAAAGATGGCGGGGGACTTTCTGGAAAATGCACTGTGGTTGTAGAGGTAATGGATGTAAACGATAACGCACCTGAACTTCTCATGTCGTCGCTTACTAGCCCGATTGCGGAGAACTCACCAGAGACAGTCGTTGCTGTTTTCAGAATTAGAGACAAAGATTCCGGGAACAACGGGAAAACCATGTGCTCCATTCCGCATGATCTCCCCTTTGTCCTGAAGCCATCTGTGGAAAACTTCTATACTCTAGTAACAGAGACGCCTTTAGATAGAGAATCGCAAACCGAGTACAACATCACCATCACAGTCACCGACATGGGCACACCCAGGCTCACAACCCAGCACACCATAACAGTGCAGGTTTCTGACATCAACGACAACGCCCCCGCCTTCACACAAAGCTCCTACACCCTGTTTGTCCAGGAGAACAACAGCCCCGCCCTGCACATAGGCACCATCAGCGCCACAGACTCAGACTCAGGCTCCAATGCTCACATCACCTACTCACTGCTGCCCACCCACGACCCGCAGCTGGATCTCTCCTCGCTCATCTCCATCAATGCCAACAACGGGCAGCTGTTCGCGCTCAGGGCGCTGGACTACGAGGTCCTGAAGACCTTCGAGTTCCTCGTGGGTGCCACAGACCAAGGCTCGCCTGCGCTCAGCAGTCAGGCTCTGGTGCACGTCCAGATTCTGGACGCCAACGACAATGCTCCCTTCGTGCTCTACCCGCTGCAGAACGCCTCTGCGCCTTTCACAGAACTGCTGCCCAGGGCGGCAGAGCCTGGCTACCTGGTCACCAAGGTGGTGGCTGTGGACCGCGACTCTGGCCAGAATGCCTGGTTGTCGTTCCAGCTGCTCAAGGCCACGGAGCCTGGACTGTTCAGCGTGTGGGCTCACAATGGCGAGGTGCACACCTCCAGGCTGCTGAGTGAGCGCGATGCgcccaagcacaggctgctgcttCTGGTCAAGGACAATGGCGATCCTCCGCGGTCTGCCAGTGTCACTCTGCATGTGCTGCTGGTGGATGGCTTCTCtcagcccttcctccctctacCGGAGGTGGCGCAAGACTCCGCCCAAGATGAGGATGCGCTCACGCTGTACCTGGTCATTGCCTTGGCATCTGTGTCTTCgctcttcctgttgtctgtgctTCTGTTCGTGGGAGTGAGGCTGTGCAGGAGATCCAGGGCGTCCTCTCTGAGTGGCTGCTCTGCGCCTGAGGGACACTTTCCTGGTCACCTGGTGGATGTCAATGGGACAGGGACTCTGTCTCAGAGCTACCAATATGAGGTGTGTCTGACTGGAGGGTCAGGGATAACCAGCGAATTTAATTTCCTAAAGCCAATTGCCCCCAACTTCTTAACCGAAAGCACAGGGAGAGAAGTAGACTAA
- the LOC102001088 gene encoding protocadherin beta-13, whose protein sequence is MEASRKLTGRQRQVLFFFFLLGFCLASAGELKRYSVVEEREGRSFVTNLVNDLGLGQMELSRRGAKVISKGNKLHLQLDRETGDLLLTEKVDREELCGHTEPCLLRFQVLLDNPLEIFQAELEVTDINDHSPAFVDKEILLKISESSLPGTIFPLKNAQDMDVGQNGIDNYHISSNSYFHVLTRKRSDGKKYPELVLDRALDREEEAELKLILTAQDGGSPPRSGTTEVHIEVLDINDNAPQFEQPFYRVQIPEDSPIGFLVVTVSATDKDIGVNGEISYSLFQASDDISKTFSIHPLTGEVRLREQLDFEKTQFYEVNVEARDAGTFSGKCTILTQVIDVNDHAPEIILSAFTNPIPENLPETMVAVFSISDLDSGENSKTSCSIQDDLPFFLKPSGENFYTLLTQNALDRETTAEYNITISVADMGSPILRTQVNITVQVSDINDNAPAFTQTSYTLFVQENNSPALHIGTISATDSDSGSNAHITYSLLPTHDPQLDLSSLISINADNGQLFALRALDYEALKTFEFLVGATDQGSPALSSQALVRMQVLDANDNAPFVLYPLQNASAPFTELLPRAAEPGYLVTKVVAVDRDSGQNAWLSFQLLKATEPGLFTVWAHNGEVRTSRLLSERDAPKHRLLLLVKDNGDPPRSASVTLHVLLVDGFSQPYLPLPEVAHDPTQEEDLLTLYLVIALASVSSLFLLSVLLFVGVRLCRRVRASSLGGCSVPEGHFPGHLVDVSGAGTLSQSYQYEVCLTGNSGTGEFKFLKPILPNFQDHPLGPEMGENSNCRNDWDFGIQLK, encoded by the coding sequence ATGGAGGCCAGCAGGAAGCTCACTGGCAGACAAAGGcaagtcctttttttctttttcctattggGATTCTGTCTGGCGAGTGCAGGGGAACTGAAGCGCTATTCTGTGGTTGAGGAAAGGGAGGGTAGGTCCTTTGTAACCAATTTAGTAAATGACCTAGGTCTTGGGCAGATGGAGCTCTCCAGACGAGGGGCTAAGGTCATTTCTAAAGGGAACAAACTACATTTGCAGCTGGACCGGGAGACAGGAGATTTGCTCTTAACTGAGAAAGTGGACCGGGAAGAACTGTGTGGGCACACGGAGCCATGCCTGCTACGTTTCCAAGTGTTGCTAGACAATCCCTTAGAGATTTTTCAAGCTGAGCTAGAAGTAACAGACATAAATGACCACTCTCCAGCATTCGTGGACAAAGAAATCTTGCTAAAGATATCAGAAAGCAGTCTTCCTGGGACTATATTTCCTCTGAAGAACGCTCAAGACATGGATGTAGGCCAAAATGGTATTGATAACTACCATATTAGTTCCAATTCCTATTTTCATGTGCTCACTCGAAAACGCAGCGATGGCAAGAAATATCCTGAGCTGGTTCTAGACAGagctctggatagagaggaggaagctgagctCAAGTTAATCCTCACAGCTCAGGATGGCGGCTCGCCACCTAGGTCTGGCACCACTGAGGTCCACATTGAAGTCCTGGACATCAATGATAATGCTCCCCAGTTTGAACAGCCTTTTTACAGGGTACAGATCCCAGAGGATAGTCCAATAGGCTTTCTGGTCGTCACCGTTTCCGCTACGGATAAGGACATAGGAGTCAATGGGGAGATCTCCTATTCACTTTTCCAGGCTTCAGATGACATCAGCAAAACCTTTTCGATCCACCCCTTGACTGGGGAGGTGCGACTGAGAGAGCAACTCGATTTTGAAAAGACTCAGTTCTATGAAGTCAATGTTGAGGCCAGGGACGCTGGAACCTTTTCTGGAAAATGCACGATTCTGACCCAAGTCATAGATGTGAATGACCATGCTCCAGAGATTATCCTGTCTGCATTTACCAACCCCATCCCTGAGAATTTGCCAGAAACTATGGTGGCAGTTTTTAGCATATCTGATTTAGATTCAGGAGAAAACAGCAAAACTAGTTGTTCCATTCAGGACGATCTACCTTTCTTCCTAAAGCCTTCTGGAGAAAACTTTTACACACTATTAACACAGAACGCACTTGACAGAGAGACGACGGCAGAATACAACATCACCATCAGTGTTGCAGACATGGGGAGTCCCATACTGAGAACGCAAGTCAATATAACAGTGCAGGTCTCAGACATCAACGACAACGCCCCCGCCTTCACCCAAACCTCCTACACACTCTTTGTTCAAGAGAACAACAGCCCCGCACTGCACATAGGCACCATCAGCGCCACAGACTCAGACTCAGGCTCCAATGCTCACATCACCTACTCGCTGCTGCCCACTCACGACCCGCAGCTGGACCTCTCCTCGCTCATCTCCATCAACGCCGACAATGGGCAGCTGTTCGCGCTCAGGGCGCTGGACTATGAGGCCCTAAAGACCTTCGAGTTCCTCGTGGGTGCCACAGACCAAGGCTCGCCCGCTCTCAGTAGCCAGGCGCTGGTGCGCATGCAGGTGCTGGACGCCAACGACAATGCGCCCTTCGTGCTCTACCCGCTGCAGAACGCCTCTGCGCCCTTCACAGAACTGCTGCCCAGGGCGGCAGAACCTGGCTACCTGGTCACCAAGGTGGTGGCTGTGGACCGCGACTCTGGCCAGAATGCCTGGCTGTCATTCCAGCTGCTCAAAGCCACGGAGCCTGGACTGTTCACCGTGTGGGCTCACAATGGCGAGGTGCGCACCTCCAGACTGCTGAGTGAGCGCGATGCgcccaagcacaggctgctgctcCTGGTCAAGGACAATGGCGATCCTCCGCGGTCTGCCAGTGTCACTCTGCATGTGCTGCTGGTTGATGGCTTCTCTCagccctacctgcctctgccagagGTGGCGCACGACCCCACACAGGAGGAAGACCTGCTTACTTTGTACCTGGTTATTGCCTTGGCATCTGTGTCTTCACTCTTTctcttgtctgtgctgctgtttgTGGGGGTGAGGCTGTGCAGGAGAGTCAGGGCGTCCTCTCTGGGTGGCTGCTCTGTGCCTGAAGGACACTTTCCTGGTCACCTGGTGGATGTCAGCGGTGCAGGGACCCTGTCCCAGAGCTACCAGTATGAGGTGTGTCTGACAGGGAACTCTGGAACTGGTGAGTTCAAATTCCTGAAACCAATTTTACCTAATTTCCAAGACCATCCTCTTGGACCAGAAATGGGTGAAAATTCCAACTGTAGAAACGACTGGGATTTCGGCATTCAGTTAAaatag
- the LOC102001362 gene encoding protocadherin beta-16 gives METAWMHKLRQRQVLAFFVLLSVSEAGRELGPYSIEEEMERGSFVANLGKDLGVELAEISTRRARIISRENRQHLQLNVQSGDLLISEKLDREELCGSTEPCVLYFQVLMENPLEVFQAELKVKDINDHSPVFTEKEMMLRIPENSALGTTFPLNNALDSDVEINNIQSYQVSSNSHFLVVTRNRSDGRKYPELVLEKELDREEEPELRLTLIALDGGSPPRSGMARVLIEVVDTNDNAPEFQQSIYQVQIPENRRPESLVVTVSANDLDSGDYGKILYALSQPSEDISKTLEVNPVTGEVRLRKEVDFETIPSYEVDIKATDSGGLSGKCTLLLQVVDVNDNPPEVMLSALNSPVPENSPDEVVAVFSVGDADSGNNGKVISSIQEDLPFLLKPSGKNFYTLITKRALDREEKEQYNITITVSDLGTPRLTTQHTITVQVSDINDNAPAFTQSSYTLFVQENNSPALHIGTISATDSDSGSNAHITYSLLPTHDPQLDLSSLISINADNGQLFALRALDYEALQSFEFLVGATDQGSPALSSQALVRVLVLDANDNAPFVLYPLQNASAPFTELLPRAAEPGYLVTKVVAVDRDSGQNAWLSFQLLKATEPGLFSVWAHNGEVRTSRLLSERDAPKHRLLLLVKDNGDPQRSASVTLHVLLVDGFSQPYLPLPEVAQDSAQDEDELTLYLVIALATVSSIFLLSVLLFVGMRLCRRARASTLGGCSVPDGHFPGHLVDVSGTGTLSQSYQYEVCLMGDSSGTSDFKFLQPVLPSSLAQSSGKEMVENSTLQNSFGFNHY, from the coding sequence ATGGAGACTGCGTGGATGCACAAACTGAGACAAAGGCAAgtcctggctttctttgttttgctgaGTGTgtctgaggcaggcagggagcTGGGTCCCTATTCcatagaggaagagatggagaggggctCCTTTGTGGCAAATCTTGGGAAAGATCTGGGGGTGGAACTGGCAGAGATATCCACCCGCAGGGCTCGGATCATTTCCCGGGAAAACAGACAGCATCTGCAGCTCAATGTTCAGTCTGGAGATTTGCTCATAAGTGAGAAGCTAGATAGAGAGGAGCTTTGTGGCTCCACTGAGCCTTGTGTTCTGTACTTCCAAGTGTTAATGGAAAACCCTTTGGAGGTATTTCAGGCTGAACTGAAGGTGAAGGACATAAATGACCATTCTCCAGTGttcactgaaaaagaaatgatgcTGAGGATACCAGAAAACAGTGCTCTGGGAACCACATTCCCTTTAAATAATGCTCTGGACTCAGACGTAGAAATCAACAATATTCAGAGCTATCAAGTCAGCTCCAACTCTCATTTCCTGGTTGTCACCCGCAACCGCAGTGATGGTAGGAAGTACCCAGAGCTGGTACTGGAGAAAGAACTGGATCGGGAGGAGGAGCCTGAGCTGAGGTTAACCCTGATAGCCTTGGATGGTGGATCTCCTCCCCGGTCTGGGATGGCGCGGGTTCTCATTGAAGTAGTGGACACCAACGACAATGCACCCGAGTTTCAGCAGTCAATTTACCAAGTGCAAATTCCAGAGAACCGCCGCCCGGAGTCCCTGGTCGTCACAGTCTCAGCCAATGACTTAGACAGCGGAGATTATGGGAAAATATTGTACGCACTCTCTCAGCCTTCAGAAGATATCAGCAAGACATTAGAAGTAAATCCAGTAACGGGGGAAGTTCGGCTACGAAAAGAGGTAGATTTTGAAACAATTCCCTCTTATGAAGTGGATATTAAGGCCACGGATAGCGGAGGTCTCTCGGGGAAATGCACGCTGCTCCTGCAGGTGGTGGATGTGAACGACAACCCCCCAGAAGTGATGCTATCTGCACTTAACAGCCCAGTTCCAGAAAACTCCCCGGATGAGGTAGTTGCTGTTTTCAGTGTTGGAGATGCTGACTCAGGAAACAATGGGAAGGTGATTTCCTCCATCCAGGAGGACCTTCCCTTTCTTCTAAAACCTTCAGGAAAGAACTTTTACACTTTAATAACGAAGAgagctctagacagggaagaaaaagagcagTACAATATCACCATCACAGTCAGCGACCTGGGCACACCCAGGCTCACAACCCAGCACACCATAACAGTGCAGGTCTCTGACATCAACGACAACGCCCCCGCCTTCACACAAAGCTCCTACACCCTGTTTGTCCAGGAGAACAACAGCCCCGCCCTGCACATAGGCACCATCAGCGCCACAGACTCAGACTCAGGCTCCAATGCCCACATCACCTACTCGCTGCTGCCAACCCACGACCCGCAGCTGGATCTCTCCTCGCTCATCTCCATCAACGCCGACAATGGGCAGCTGTTCGCGCTCAGGGCACTGGACTACGAGGCCCTGCAGAGCTTCGAGTTCCTCGTGGGGGCCACAGACCAAGGCTCACCCGCTCTCAGTAGCCAGGCGTTGGTGCGCGTGCTGGTGCTGGACGCCAACGACAATGCGCCCTTCGTGCTCTACCCGCTGCAGAACGCCTCTGCGCCCTTCACAGAGTTGCTGCCCAGGGCGGCAGAGCCTGGCTACCTGGTCACCAAGGTGGTGGCTGTGGACCGCGACTCTGGCCAGAATGCCTGGCTGTCATTCCAGCTGCTCAAAGCCACGGAGCCCGGACTGTTCAGCGTGTGGGCTCACAATGGCGAGGTGCGCACCTCCAGGCTGCTGAGTGAGCGCGATGCgcccaagcacaggctgctgctgctggtcaaGGACAATGGCGATCCTCAGCGCTCTGCCAGTGTCACTCTGCATGTGCTGCTGGTGGATGGCTTCTCTCAGCCCTACCTCCCTCTACCGGAGGTGGCGCAAGACTCCGCCCAAGATGAGGATGAGCTCACGCTGTACCTGGTTATTGCCTTGGCAACTGTGTCTTCGATCTTCCTCTTGTCTGTGCTGCTATTTGTGGGGATGAGGCTGTGCAGGAGGGCCAGAGCGTCCACTCTGGGTGGCTGCTCTGTGCCTGATGGCCATTTTCCTGGTCACCTGGTGGATGTCAGCGGGACAGGAACTCTGTCCCAGAGCTACCAGTATGAGGTATGTCTGATGGGAGATTCTTCTGGGACCAGCGATTTTAAATTCTTACAGCCAGTTCTTCCTAGCTCCTTGgcccagtcctctggaaaagaaatGGTGGAAAATTCTACCCTCCAGAATAGTTTTGGATTTAATCATTATTAG
- the LOC106143980 gene encoding protocadherin beta-18-like has protein sequence MAARGSRFPRQRQVLLFLFLFWELCLAGSEFARYSVTEETERGSFVANLAKELGLGVEALAAKRARVVSDDNKQRLLLDFHTGDLLTNEKLDREKLCGSTEPCILYFQILMDNPFQIYRAELRIVDINDHSPAFQDKEMILKIPESTAVGVTFQLQRALDSDAGRNGIQNYTISPNSPFHITIHDNNEGVIYPELVLDKPLDWEEEQEFRLTLTAFDGGSPPRSGTATVRILVLDINDNAPQFSQELYQTQAPENSPVGLPLVKVSAEDVDSGVNAEISYSFFDASEDIRATFQINPFSGEIVLKALLDYELVKSYKLNIQAVDGGGLSAKCTVLVHVLDINDNSPELTISSLVNEVVENSPETVLAVFRINDRDSGENGKTVCYIQENLPFLLRPSVDNFYILMTEGALDRETRSQYNITITVTDMGTPRLTTQHTITVQVSDVNDNAPAFTQSSYTLFCSVSDGPFPGHLVDVSGAGTLSQSYQYEVCLMGGTGTNEFKFLKPVSPNLPLQFPRKDMKESPTLRNSFGLFSDSS, from the exons atGGCAGCCAGAGGGTCACGCTTCCCCAGACAAAGGCAAGTgctattatttctctttctgttctgggAACTGTGTTTGGCAGGCTCTGAGTTTGCACGTTATTCTGTAACCgaggaaacagaaaggggatCCTTTGTGGCGAATCTGGCAAAGGAACTAGGTCTAGGGGTGGAAGCGCTGGCTGCAAAGAGAGCTAGGGTGGTTTCTGATGATAACAAACAGCGTTTGCTCCTGGATTTTCACACTGGAGATTTGCTCACAAACGAGAAACTGGACCGGGAGAAGCTGTGTGGCTCCACAGAGCCCTGCATACTCTATTTCCAAATTTTAATGGATAACCCCTTTCAGATTTACCGGGCTGAGCTGAGAATCGTGGATATAAATGATCACTCACCCGCCTTCCAGGACAaagagatgattttaaaaataccagaAAGCACAGCAGTAGGAGTGACATTTCAGTTACAAAGAGCACTAGACTCAGATGCAGGACGCAATGGCATCCAAAACTACACCATCAGCCCCAACTCGCCTTTTCATATTACAATTCATGACAACAACGAAGGGGTGATATACCCAGAGCTGGTGCTAGACAAACCTCTAGAttgggaagaggagcaggagttcaGGTTAACACTCACCGCATTTGATGGCGGATCTCCACCCAGGTCAGGAACAGCCACTGTACGTATTCTGGTCTTGGACATCAATGACAATGCCCCGCAGTTTTCCCAGGAACTTTATCAAACCCAGGCTCCAGAAAATAGCCCAGTAGGACTTCCTCTTGTTAAAGTCTCTGCAGAAGATGTGGACTCAGGAGTCAATGCAGAAATATCCTATTCGTTTTTTGATGCTTCCGAAGATATTCGAGCAACCTTTCAAATCAACCCTTTCTCTGGGGAAATCGTGCTCAAAGCCTTGCTTGATTATGAGTTAGTAAAGTCCTATAAGTTAAATATACAGGCAGTTGATGGTGGAGGCCTTTCTGCTAAATGTACGGTTTTAGTTCATGTTTTAGACATCAATGACAACTCCCCAGAACTGACCATATCATCACTAGTCAACGAAGTTGTTGAGAACTCTCCCGAAACCGTGCTGGCGGTTTTTAGGATCAACGACAGAGACtctggagaaaatggaaagaccgtTTGCTACATTCAAGAAAATCTGCCTTTCCTTCTAAGACCTTCAGTAGACAATTTTTACATCCTAATGACAGAAGGAGCTCTGGACAGAGAGACCAGATCACAATACAACATCACCATCACAGTCACCGACATGGGCACACCCAG GCTCACAACCCAGCACACCATAACAGTGCAGGTCTCTGACGTCAACGACAACGCCCCCGCCTTCACACAAAGCTCCTACACCCTGTTT TGTTCTGTGTCTGATGGACCCTTTCCTGGCCACCTGGTGGATGTCAGTGGGGCGGGGACCTTGTCACAGAGCTACCAGTATGAGGTATGTCTAATGGGAGGCACTGGCACAAATGAGTTCAAATTCCTGAAGCCAGTTTCTCCCAATCTACCACTCCAGTTCCCCAGGAAAGACATGAAGGAAAGTCCCACTTTACGCAATAGTTTTGGGTTATTTAGTGACAGCAGCTGA